A region of Eschrichtius robustus isolate mEscRob2 chromosome 19, mEscRob2.pri, whole genome shotgun sequence DNA encodes the following proteins:
- the LOC137752986 gene encoding zinc finger protein 613-like isoform X2 yields MQPHWQNQNILKRLEQCYEQNAFENIIYQSKSYFPLRPNHDVFDLHGKTLKSYLDVINLSTSCKKMEPAEFNGDGRSFLHADHEQTHTEIKHRDIHKIENTHECTECGKAFLKKSRLNEHKRIHTGKKPHGCSVCGKTFSKKFKLTEHQRTHKGEKPHECRECGKAFLRKFQLTEHQKTHTGNKSHVCSVCGKAFYRKFKLTEHQRTHTGEKPYKCTECGKAFFRKAELIIHQRNKRGEKPHVCNECGKGFSRKSQLILHQKIHTGEKSYICSECGKGFIQKGNLIIHQRTHTGEKPYGCTECGKAFSQKACLIAHQRFHTGKTPFVCTDCGKSCSQKSGLIKHQRIHTGEKPYACSDCGKAFTTKTMLIVHQRTHTGERPYGCNECGKAFSHMSCLVKHKRTHTREKQVDSLKVEYPSTKGHSLLDTSKLMQGENPVNMVTVQMPSATPQTSLNISGLLADRNVVLMEHPDARGAPSGDNREFVQERNFMNAMNVVMPSVVNYILFYVTKNT; encoded by the coding sequence ATGCAGCCACACTGGCAAAACCAAAATATACTGAAGAGGTTGGAACAGTGTTATGAACAGAATGCATTTGAGAATATTATTTATCAGAGCaaaagttattttcctttaagGCCAAATCATGATGTATTTGATTTACATGGGAAAACTTTGAAATCATATTTAGATGTAATCAACCTGAGTACAAGCTGCAAAAAAATGGAGCCTGCTGAGTTTAATGGAGATGGGAGATCCTTTCTCCATGCTGATCATGAGCAAACTCATACTGAAATTAAACATCGGGACATACACAAAATAGAGAACACCCACGAATGTACTGAATGTGGCAAAGCCTTCCTCAAGAAGTCTCGGCTCAATGAACATAAGAGAATTCATACAGGAAAGAAACCCCACGGATGTAGTGTGTGTGGGAAAACCTTCTCCAAGAAGTTCAAGCTCACTGAACATCAGCGAACTCACAAAGGAGAGAAACCCCATGAGTGCCGTGAGTGTGGAAAAGCCTTCCTCAGGAAATTTCAGCTTACTGAACACCAGAAGACTCATACAGGAAATAAATCCCATGTATGCAGTGTATGTGGGAAAGCATTCTACAGAAAGTTCAAGCTAACTGAACACCAGAGAActcatacaggagagaaaccctataaatGTACTGAATGTGGCAAAGCCTTCTTTAGGAAGGCAGAGCTCATTATACATcagagaaacaaaagaggagaaaaaccCCATGTATGCAATGAGTGTGGGAAAGGTTTCTCCAGAAAATCACAGCTCATTCTGCACCAGAAAATTCATACAGGAGAGAAATCTTATATATGCAGTGAATGTGGAAAAGGTTTCATACAGAAGGGCAATCTTATTATACATCAACgaactcacactggagagaaaccctatggaTGCACTGAATGTGGTAAGGCCTTCAGTCAGAAGGCATGCCTCATAGCACATCAGCGATTTCATACAGGAAAGACTCCCTTTGTATGTACTGACTGTGGAAAATCTTGTTCACAGAAATCAGGACTCATtaaacatcagagaattcacacaggagagaaaccctatgcaTGCAGTgactgtgggaaagccttcactACAAAGACAATGCTCATTGTCCATCAAAGAACTCACACGGGAGAGAGGCCCTATGGATGCAATGAGTGTGGGAAAGCTTTCTCCCACATGTCATGCTTGGTTAAACATAAGAGGACACACACAAGAGAGAAACAAGTAGATTCACTGAAGGTGGAATATCCTTCCACAAAGGGTCACAGCTTATTAGATACTAGTAAACTCATGCAGGGGGAAAACCCTGTTAATATGGTGACTGTGCAGATGCCTTCTGCAACCCCTCAGACATCATTAAACATCAGTGGGCTCCTAGCAGATAGGAATGTAGTCCTTATGGAACATCCAGATGCCAGAGGTGCACCCTCAGGAGATAACAGAGAGTTTGTGCAGGAGAGAAACTTCATGAAtgcgatgaatgtggttatgcctTCAGTGGTCAATTACATCTTATTTTATGTCACAAAAAACACATAG
- the LOC137752986 gene encoding zinc finger protein 649-like isoform X1: MVISWDIRYLRLRFWNRNLGQIQKRLKTTSQLLGISQNKKMTKAQGSLTLEDVAVDFTCEEWQLLDPDQKDLYRDVMLENYSNLLSVGYQVSKPDILSKLEQGEPPWTLEDEVHSHPHPEIEKVDDHMQPHWQNQNILKRLEQCYEQNAFENIIYQSKSYFPLRPNHDVFDLHGKTLKSYLDVINLSTSCKKMEPAEFNGDGRSFLHADHEQTHTEIKHRDIHKIENTHECTECGKAFLKKSRLNEHKRIHTGKKPHGCSVCGKTFSKKFKLTEHQRTHKGEKPHECRECGKAFLRKFQLTEHQKTHTGNKSHVCSVCGKAFYRKFKLTEHQRTHTGEKPYKCTECGKAFFRKAELIIHQRNKRGEKPHVCNECGKGFSRKSQLILHQKIHTGEKSYICSECGKGFIQKGNLIIHQRTHTGEKPYGCTECGKAFSQKACLIAHQRFHTGKTPFVCTDCGKSCSQKSGLIKHQRIHTGEKPYACSDCGKAFTTKTMLIVHQRTHTGERPYGCNECGKAFSHMSCLVKHKRTHTREKQVDSLKVEYPSTKGHSLLDTSKLMQGENPVNMVTVQMPSATPQTSLNISGLLADRNVVLMEHPDARGAPSGDNREFVQERNFMNAMNVVMPSVVNYILFYVTKNT, encoded by the exons GGATCGCTGACACTGGAGGATGTAGCCGTGGACTTCACGTGTGAGGAGTGGCAGCTCCTGGACCCTGATCAGAAGGACCTGTACCGCGACGTGATGCTGGAGAACTATAGCAACCTGCTGTCCGTGG GGTATCAAGTTAGCAAACCTGATATACTCTCCAAGTTGGAACAAGGAGAACCACCATGGACCTTAGAAGATGAAGTTCACAGTCACCCCCATCCAG AAATTGAGAAAGTGGATGATCATATGCAGCCACACTGGCAAAACCAAAATATACTGAAGAGGTTGGAACAGTGTTATGAACAGAATGCATTTGAGAATATTATTTATCAGAGCaaaagttattttcctttaagGCCAAATCATGATGTATTTGATTTACATGGGAAAACTTTGAAATCATATTTAGATGTAATCAACCTGAGTACAAGCTGCAAAAAAATGGAGCCTGCTGAGTTTAATGGAGATGGGAGATCCTTTCTCCATGCTGATCATGAGCAAACTCATACTGAAATTAAACATCGGGACATACACAAAATAGAGAACACCCACGAATGTACTGAATGTGGCAAAGCCTTCCTCAAGAAGTCTCGGCTCAATGAACATAAGAGAATTCATACAGGAAAGAAACCCCACGGATGTAGTGTGTGTGGGAAAACCTTCTCCAAGAAGTTCAAGCTCACTGAACATCAGCGAACTCACAAAGGAGAGAAACCCCATGAGTGCCGTGAGTGTGGAAAAGCCTTCCTCAGGAAATTTCAGCTTACTGAACACCAGAAGACTCATACAGGAAATAAATCCCATGTATGCAGTGTATGTGGGAAAGCATTCTACAGAAAGTTCAAGCTAACTGAACACCAGAGAActcatacaggagagaaaccctataaatGTACTGAATGTGGCAAAGCCTTCTTTAGGAAGGCAGAGCTCATTATACATcagagaaacaaaagaggagaaaaaccCCATGTATGCAATGAGTGTGGGAAAGGTTTCTCCAGAAAATCACAGCTCATTCTGCACCAGAAAATTCATACAGGAGAGAAATCTTATATATGCAGTGAATGTGGAAAAGGTTTCATACAGAAGGGCAATCTTATTATACATCAACgaactcacactggagagaaaccctatggaTGCACTGAATGTGGTAAGGCCTTCAGTCAGAAGGCATGCCTCATAGCACATCAGCGATTTCATACAGGAAAGACTCCCTTTGTATGTACTGACTGTGGAAAATCTTGTTCACAGAAATCAGGACTCATtaaacatcagagaattcacacaggagagaaaccctatgcaTGCAGTgactgtgggaaagccttcactACAAAGACAATGCTCATTGTCCATCAAAGAACTCACACGGGAGAGAGGCCCTATGGATGCAATGAGTGTGGGAAAGCTTTCTCCCACATGTCATGCTTGGTTAAACATAAGAGGACACACACAAGAGAGAAACAAGTAGATTCACTGAAGGTGGAATATCCTTCCACAAAGGGTCACAGCTTATTAGATACTAGTAAACTCATGCAGGGGGAAAACCCTGTTAATATGGTGACTGTGCAGATGCCTTCTGCAACCCCTCAGACATCATTAAACATCAGTGGGCTCCTAGCAGATAGGAATGTAGTCCTTATGGAACATCCAGATGCCAGAGGTGCACCCTCAGGAGATAACAGAGAGTTTGTGCAGGAGAGAAACTTCATGAAtgcgatgaatgtggttatgcctTCAGTGGTCAATTACATCTTATTTTATGTCACAAAAAACACATAG